AATGTTCTACGGTCACTGGCTTTCGGAGGTTCTTCCATCCAGCCATTTTCAATCATGAGATTCGCACCATCTTCGGCAAATCTAATCAATTCAGAAATCATCGCCATATATTTTTCAGCAATGTCTGCTCTCGATGTTACACTTAATGCTGTCCCATAAAAGGCAATAGCAATCTGTGACGACAGTTGGACTTGATACATCATCCACTTATCTGAAAAGGGTGAGGTTGTCGAACTGGTAACATGCGATTGCCAGGACACAGGAGAATTCAACTTTTCCTCACGAAAGATTTTCTCGAATGCGGCAATATGTTTAGTGGAAATCTCCATTCCTCTATTGATATACTGCCGAACTTTCTTCGAAGCGGCCACTTGGCTAAAACCAACCTTTAATGCGACATGCATTTGCATTTTGTTCATATTAAAAGTAATATCCCCTATTTCAATCCCGGTTAAAGGACGCCGTTCGCCAAACCATCCTGTTAAAAAACTTTGATGTTTTACGAAGTCGATATCTTCAGACGGCGTCAGGACAGCAGGCCTTGAAAATAGCCCTTTCGTCAGCAGACTATCGATAACCTTCTCAAAAAGCACCATCGTTTCCGAGTTACAGGTGATATAGTATTTGCGAAGATCTGCTCGTATGGACGTACTGAGAGATAGAGAGTACCCTGTCAGCCCTTGTAATGTCATTATGTAAATATAGAACAGATAAAAAGGATCTTGAAACAAGCGGGGAGCATGAATATTCACATCCTCCTCTGTAAATCCTTTTGGGATGGGAACACCTTCCCCTGCAAAAAACTCCTTTACATTTTGCACATGACCTTCTGAAAGCTCTAATGAATGTTTGTAGATTTCAATAATATCTTCGTCTTTTATGTGTTCAAGTGCATATTTAATAAAACCGATCGACATTGTTTCAAACATAAATTGAGTCCATAAACTTGAAACCTCTGGAGCCGTTAAAGATATTCGTGTTGGTTCCATCACTCTCTCCTTTTACGTTAAAAGATCTTCCCAAAAACGTTTATTTAGCTGACAGTTCATCACGATCAATGGCTTTTGGCGGCTGTTCCATCCACCCATGTTCAATCAATATATTTGCCCCGTCTTCTACAAACAAAGAAACCTCGGAAAGTGCTTTCAAATACATTAAACCAATATCTCTACGTCCATTTACGGCCATTGAGTTTGCGAATGACCGAATTTTAATCGCAAACATATCTACTTTGTGAAATACCATAAGTCGATCCGAAAATGGCGAAAAAGTAGACGCAGTCACCAAATGGTCAATCTGGGATGGAAACGGCAAATTTTCCTTATGGAGTTTATCTTGAAAATGCTGAACTTCCCGATCGGTTATCGCTTTACCTCTTATAAAAAATTGTCTCACTTTCTCCTTTTTTGCCACTTGGCTAAAGCCAATTAATAGAGCTTTACTCGTAATATTGTTCTCAATATTATCATAAAGATGAGTGATTTCGAGCGCATGTAATTGTCGAACATCACCGAAAAAACCATTCAAATAGTTTTCCTTTTTAATAAAGTCGACTTGTTTTGGCACTGGAATAGCTGGAGGTCTCATAATATAGCCTTTTTCAATCAACACGTTGTTAATCTGCCCCAGCAGAATGGTCGTAGTTTCATTACAATGGATGAAAAATTCCCGTATGTCTTCCCTCATTACCAACGGAATGGCAATGGCATATATACTCATTCCCGCTTTGGCAGCATATTTCAAATAATGCACATAAAATTGATCTTCAAATAAGCGAGGGGCACCTAGATTTACGTCCTCTTGTGTAAATCCTACAGGAATTGGGAAGTCTTCTTTTTTAAAAAACTTCTCGATTGTTTGCATAAAGTCAACTGTAAGGGCAAGACCATTTTCTAACAGAGTCTTGATATCCTCTTCTTCAATATGCTTTAGAAAATACTGCAAGATCTTATGAGACATACTATTCCCTACATAGGTAGCCCAAAGTTTTCCCATTTCCACAGCAGTAAATGGGTTTTCTGGAGCTAATTTATCTGAGCTAATGTTAATAGGCTTCATTAAATCCATGTTTATTCCCCTTAACCTTATTTTCCCTTTAGTTTTTTCCACAATCCGTAATATATTCTCATTTCTGTTAATAAATCGGTACTTTAAAAAATATGACAAAGAATAAAATGATTGGAATGGAGATGATTAATGCTGCGATGGGACGTTTATAATGTAAAAGCAGCATCGAAAAAATGATTAAATTGAATAAAACGGACCATGCCATTGTCCATCCGTTGTGATGCATAACCAAATCAAAAAAACGTAAATTTATGTATTCTACTAATGAAAATAAAGCCACCCAGAATAGTAACCACAAAACCATTTTCATTGTCTTTTCTGGTAAATTTCCTAGAAAAATTAACACCGTTGCAGGATATGCCACGAACATGATTAATAATGAAACCGTTAGATGATTAGGCAGAAGATTTTGACCAAAGATCGTCTCCTTGTACTCCCACATCATATAATTTTTACATAGAACATTATAAAGCAAATCACCAAACCAAAAGAATAGAATAGTGGAATGGTATTTAGTCCAGTTCCTCCAATCACCCCATTTTAATCCGGCAATGAGAAACAAGCTATTCAACAATAAGTGCACCTCATCAGCTCCGTTTTTTCTTGTTGGAAATCATAAACCAACACTCGATGTTAAAGTTATGTTAATACTATATATTGTTATCTGGAAATAAATTGGATATTCCGTGATTATGTAATTTATCTTTCATGATAAAACGAACAAAAAAGCGCTTCTGCATGTGACAGAAACGCTTGAAACAAACTATTATCGTCCCTAATTGAAACAGATGGGATATTTATTAAGACCGTTGCGCCCTTATAATTTCTAGATATTGTATATCGCCTAATCCATACTCTCTGAAATTTTCTAAGAGGGAGTATACAAGTTCTTTTTCCGTCATATTTTGGTTCTTCTTAATATATAACATTAGGTTACTGTCCTCATGAAGATAAGTTAAATACAACTCAATGCCTTTCCTTAAGGGTACTAGATGGATTGATTCAGGGAGCGTTTTATTAATCAATACTTCTACATAGTGTTCGTAATAACCAGCTGCCATTAATGTGTAATTTCCCATAGGTTCAAACTTATCACCAACAATATTCAGGTTAATGGGCTTAGTGTGACCGTTTTTGTCAAGCCAAGCAAGGATTGTGAGGATATTGATTTGACAAAACATATCCTCGTCAAACCATAGTTCTATGTTTGTAAAACTTTTGCTAAAGAGCGGCTTTAATGGGTTTAAGGTAGTATCAGTATATTTTTCTCGAGTTACGTGATGAACCTTTGCACGTTTTTCGATGAATTCCGGTGTGAAGAGGCCTTCTGTTGTTTCCCCAGAACACATTGCTTCGTTAAAAGGAATCATCTTTTGACCTTGGAGGAAATTGTTCCTTTTAAAAAAATCGTACATTGCTTGTCCATTTAATATATGTAATGTTGTTTCTTCAACCATCGCTAGCAAACCTACCCTTTCTTTATCCCTTAATTAAGCATCCTTATAAAGTTATTGCTTCAATAGTTTTTCCATGACTACTATGTTAACTGAGAAATTATTAGAATTCGTAACTATTTCCTCTTTCGTAACGGTATAACCAATAGATTGATATAAACGCACATTATGAGTCAGGCTGCTTCTCACTTTACATAGCAGTTTATGAATTCCCTCTTTTTCAGCATAATCCTCGAGCCAAGATAGCATTGATTTTGCGATTCCTCTTCCTCTGGCATAGGGTGGAACAGATACTCTAGAAAAATATAATGTTTGACCTTTCGTATTAAATCGTAAAGACCCAAATGGATTCCCATCCATGTAACATACTATAAACTTTTCTAAACCATTTCGAAATGAATCCCTTAACGTATCAAGCGGTTCATTTATCGCACTTGAAGGAACTTCAAGATATCGATACTCTTCAAATGCCTCCTTCATTAGTTTGTGCGCAATAACAATCTCCGCTTCATTTCCCAATTTTATCATTTTGTTTATCCCCCATTAATCAAAAAACTTCTCTTTAAATATTGGGCTAAGTTCACTCCACACATCAAATTTATTTCCATCAGGATCATAGAAAACAAAGTTTCTTCCGCTATGTCCTCTGTTCTCAATATCTCCCACTTTAATTTCTTTTTCCTTAAACTCCCTATGAATGTCTTCAAGAGCTTTTAGTCCATTCACTTCAAATGTGAGGGAGAAACACTCTTCCCCGTAGGAATTATAGAAGTTAGCACTTTGATTCTCCTGTGCCTTTACAAGGAAAATACTTTGATTGGCAAAATCCAATATGGCTTTGTCTTTATCTTTATAGTTTAATACTGCTCCTAATTTGGTTACATACCATTTTGATGAAAGGTCTACATTTCTCACTGGTAAATAGATAGTACCCATCCTAAGTAATTTATTTTCCATCATTTTCTCCCTTCAAGCAAAAACATTTATCCCCTTTAATACGTTTTTATGGTTAAAGCCTCATTTAAAATAACATTTGACAGTCCATAATCCTCAGACTATTTACTGTTTTGTCTCCTTTGATAACACTCTCCTATGAAAAAGGTGACAATAATCGCGATGATAAATGGGATGACAGAACCACCTGTCGAGAAACCGGTTGTAGTTTCTTCATAATACCGAAACATTAACCATTCGATCTGAAACTTATAGCCAATGGAAAGCAGCGAAAAACTTATCAGAAAGAATGATATTAAACCTAAAATCACTGTTTTCACCAAAACAAATACAGCCCCTCATGATTTTTTTATTTTAAACATAAGTTTAATGCAAACTTAGGATGAAAAACATAAAAGAAAAAATAAAAAAGAAGGTTAGAACCGAACCCAAGATTGTTTGATTATGAGTACTTTTTTCTTCTTTTGTGTTTTTACTAAAAAAAACAAAATTAACAAACAACAATACTCCCAGCAATGAGGTTACAAACATAGGAAGAAGTATTTCCAGAACATTCTACCCCCTTTTTTGTCTAATCTATAATCTTATTCGCTTTATAACTGAAATTTTCCTTTTTCCACCATTTAAAGAATAGACAAATGGTATTTAAACTTGGTAAGATGTCTAGTAACATAATTCATTTATTGAAAAAGGAGCTACACATAATGTTTTTGACAAAGCTTCAACCAGAGGAGAAAGAAGCGTTTCTTGAGTTAGCATATCTAATGGCCACCATTGATGGGAAATTCTCGGTATTTGAAAATCCTGTTATCGTGAAGTATCAAAAGGAAATGGATCTTGATGATTATAAAATCAAAGGCTTAGCGATTGATGATATTCTTAAGGTTTTTAAAGAGGAACGCTCGAAACATATTGTTCTAACTGAAATCCTTCGCTTAGTATATTCAGACGGAATTGTTCATGAAACTGAACTTGAATCCATTACTTTAATTAAAGAGCACTTTGGTTTCGATGCAAATAAATATGCTAATTTCAAGGATTGGATTGAAGGAATCAAAGAATTAGCTAATTACCCAGAGCATGAATAGATACTGAATGAGAAAAAGCAACGCTAATGACGTTGCTCTTTCTCATTTTTGACCTTTTCGCAAAAGATAAAGGTTTTTCTTTATTTCTTTTTCTACACTCAGAAAAAATTTCTCTATTCCCTTGTTTGCCCCTCCACTTATGACTCGCTCTGCTGCACCAGACAGGGTTCCTGAGACTTTCACTTCGGCTCGTATATTGAGCTGTGTGCTTCCCTGTTGGTCATTGAAAAATATCTCCGCGTTGCTGCTGATCTCCCCTAAATTACCTCTTCCTTTCAGAAGCAATTGAAAATAAGACGGGATCTGTTCCTTTTCCAACCTAACCTCGAGTGTAAAAACATCTTTTAATGGACCTATGTTAACGTCAATTTCGGCTTGATATAATCCCTTTGTGCTTTGAACAAACAATCTGCAGCTTGGGAGTGCACTTCCTAAAATTTTTTCATCCTTGATGTACTTCCAGACTACCTTTATCGGCAAACCAAAAGTATGCTGGTATTCAATTTTCAAAGGATCCCCTCCATTTTGAAGGTCTTTAAGTTAAAATACCTACTTAACTAATATTCATTTTACAAATGAATATTCAAAATTTATTTTTAAAGTGAGAAGGGACCCCTTTAAACTAAAAAGACGATAACCAATGTCATCGCCTTTTTAACGATATTCAATTTCTTCGTCTGATCGATACATGATATAAAATGGATAAGTTCCATCATAATAGTAGCCTGTTTCATTATGATACCTTTTGGTTTGTATCATGGATGGAAATCCTTGTTGTGTTAATTTACGGCGCAGTCTCCCGACATTTGTAATATACGTGTTTGGAATAATCGTATCGACGACCGAGAAATCATGCCTTGTGGCTGGCACATCTTCTGAACTATTTAATAGAAAGTAACTCAGCATATTTCCTTGATCCTGAGTAAGTGAAGCTTCCTTCCCGTTAAAAAAAACCATAATGGTCCGATCACTAAAATAAACCAGCAGAGTGTCATGCGCCGGCCGGGCAATTAGTTTCTCACATTCTGCTTTCGAACAAGTCGTTCTTCCCTCTTTATTTACCTTATAGAACGCATGGCGCATTAAATATTGTTCATTTTCTATTAAACTGCTGAACAATGGAGATAACTCCTGTTTCGGTATTTTCTGCGTCTTCGCTAGTGGTAATTGATTCATTTTTTCATACGTTTCCTTGGCAATATGCAAGGCACAATTGGTTAAGTACAAATGGGCATTTAACTGTTGCTGTTCATTTAATTGATAGAGATGCTGTTTATGGTAATGGTCATTATCTAATGCGCTTTGGAAATATTGAATCGCTTTTGTATATTCATTAAATTTATAGGATAAGAAACCAAGTCGATAGGCTGCCAATGGATTGGTTTTATCATACTTTAACGCTTCCTCCAAGCAGCGAGTCGCCAAGTAATCATCTTTTTGATATTCGGTCTTCAAATACGTTCCATAATGAATGAGACAGTAAATCAATTTCCTTTTTACATAATCTAGCGAACTTTGAACATCCTCATTACGACTCCGGACAAGCTGGGAGAGTTTTCGATACATTTCCTTGTACACTTCAATTTTCATAGAATAATTAGAAAAGCCATGCTCCTCTTCCTGCTCATTCAGTTCTTCTTCAATCTCTTCTAATTCTTCAATGGTTTTATCTATTAAACTCATTATTGTCCCTCCCCCAATGAAAGATTAGATCCACTCAAGTATTTCTATACGATTGCCAAAGGGGTCAGCTGTATAAAAACGATTGGCCCCAGGAAGGTTATTGTCTTCAATCACTTCTACTCCGTTAACGCTTAAATGTTTTTTTAACGCTACAATATTTTCCACCTCAAAGGCAGGATGCGCTTTTTTTGCTGGTGCAAATGGTTCCTCTACACCAATATGTATTTGTGTACTACCATTTCGAAACCAAACTCCGCCGCGCTTTTTCAATTCTTCTGGTTTCTCCATTTCCTCAAATCCTAGAATATCTATAAAAAACTTCCTCGCAGAATCTTCACAACCTTTTGGAGCAGCAAGTTGAATGTGATCAATGGCTTTAAAACGATACATACAGAAACTTCCTTTCAAAAAAAGTTTATTATATACAATTTTCGCCACATCTTGATAAATTCCTTCTATTCCCTACATGAAAACATTTTGCAATTATCCCAAATAGCCCTATAATCAAACTATCTTATTAACCGCTTGAAAAGAGGACAATGCATTAAAATACACTTCCGAACATGACAGTATTGGTGTCAAAACATATGAGGAAGACCATAAAGTTATACTAGAAATCAGTGACACGGGGATCGGAATCAAAGAAAAAAATATTCCCTTTATCTTTGATCGTTTTTACCGTGAAGACAAAGCACGGACGAGAGAATCAGGCGGAAT
This genomic stretch from Neobacillus niacini harbors:
- a CDS encoding DUF3231 family protein, which encodes MEPTRISLTAPEVSSLWTQFMFETMSIGFIKYALEHIKDEDIIEIYKHSLELSEGHVQNVKEFFAGEGVPIPKGFTEEDVNIHAPRLFQDPFYLFYIYIMTLQGLTGYSLSLSTSIRADLRKYYITCNSETMVLFEKVIDSLLTKGLFSRPAVLTPSEDIDFVKHQSFLTGWFGERRPLTGIEIGDITFNMNKMQMHVALKVGFSQVAASKKVRQYINRGMEISTKHIAAFEKIFREEKLNSPVSWQSHVTSSTTSPFSDKWMMYQVQLSSQIAIAFYGTALSVTSRADIAEKYMAMISELIRFAEDGANLMIENGWMEEPPKASDRRTLSKGKKEGIENNKQEK
- a CDS encoding DUF3231 family protein, with product MDLMKPINISSDKLAPENPFTAVEMGKLWATYVGNSMSHKILQYFLKHIEEEDIKTLLENGLALTVDFMQTIEKFFKKEDFPIPVGFTQEDVNLGAPRLFEDQFYVHYLKYAAKAGMSIYAIAIPLVMREDIREFFIHCNETTTILLGQINNVLIEKGYIMRPPAIPVPKQVDFIKKENYLNGFFGDVRQLHALEITHLYDNIENNITSKALLIGFSQVAKKEKVRQFFIRGKAITDREVQHFQDKLHKENLPFPSQIDHLVTASTFSPFSDRLMVFHKVDMFAIKIRSFANSMAVNGRRDIGLMYLKALSEVSLFVEDGANILIEHGWMEQPPKAIDRDELSAK
- a CDS encoding CBO0543 family protein, yielding MNSLFLIAGLKWGDWRNWTKYHSTILFFWFGDLLYNVLCKNYMMWEYKETIFGQNLLPNHLTVSLLIMFVAYPATVLIFLGNLPEKTMKMVLWLLFWVALFSLVEYINLRFFDLVMHHNGWTMAWSVLFNLIIFSMLLLHYKRPIAALIISIPIILFFVIFFKVPIY
- a CDS encoding AraC family transcriptional regulator; its protein translation is MVEETTLHILNGQAMYDFFKRNNFLQGQKMIPFNEAMCSGETTEGLFTPEFIEKRAKVHHVTREKYTDTTLNPLKPLFSKSFTNIELWFDEDMFCQINILTILAWLDKNGHTKPINLNIVGDKFEPMGNYTLMAAGYYEHYVEVLINKTLPESIHLVPLRKGIELYLTYLHEDSNLMLYIKKNQNMTEKELVYSLLENFREYGLGDIQYLEIIRAQRS
- a CDS encoding GNAT family N-acetyltransferase, with the protein product MIKLGNEAEIVIAHKLMKEAFEEYRYLEVPSSAINEPLDTLRDSFRNGLEKFIVCYMDGNPFGSLRFNTKGQTLYFSRVSVPPYARGRGIAKSMLSWLEDYAEKEGIHKLLCKVRSSLTHNVRLYQSIGYTVTKEEIVTNSNNFSVNIVVMEKLLKQ
- a CDS encoding VOC family protein, with protein sequence MENKLLRMGTIYLPVRNVDLSSKWYVTKLGAVLNYKDKDKAILDFANQSIFLVKAQENQSANFYNSYGEECFSLTFEVNGLKALEDIHREFKEKEIKVGDIENRGHSGRNFVFYDPDGNKFDVWSELSPIFKEKFFD
- a CDS encoding CoxG family protein; translated protein: MKIEYQHTFGLPIKVVWKYIKDEKILGSALPSCRLFVQSTKGLYQAEIDVNIGPLKDVFTLEVRLEKEQIPSYFQLLLKGRGNLGEISSNAEIFFNDQQGSTQLNIRAEVKVSGTLSGAAERVISGGANKGIEKFFLSVEKEIKKNLYLLRKGQK
- a CDS encoding VOC family protein → MYRFKAIDHIQLAAPKGCEDSARKFFIDILGFEEMEKPEELKKRGGVWFRNGSTQIHIGVEEPFAPAKKAHPAFEVENIVALKKHLSVNGVEVIEDNNLPGANRFYTADPFGNRIEILEWI